CTGGGTTCAGTTGATCGAGGCCCGCGAGGCTGTCGATACCGTTCTCGAAATGGACGACCATATCGACCTGCTGATGCCCCGGGGTTCCTCGGATTTCGTCAGTTACGTCCAGGACAACACGCAGATTCCCGTCCTGGGCCACACCGAGGGCGTCTGTCACGTCTTCGTCGACAACGAGGCCGACTTAGCGGAGGCCGTCGAGGTCGCCTACGACGCGAAGGTCCAGTATCCTGCCGTCTGTAACGCCGTCGAGACGCTGCTGGTCCACGAGGACGTCGCCAGGGAGTTCCTGCCCGCGGTCGCTGATCGCTACGCCGAGGCCGGTGTCGAACTGCGGGGCGACAAGCGCACGCGGGAGATCCTTGCCGGCTTCGATGTTGAGGAAGCCACCGACGAGGACTGGCGAACCGAGTACGGCGACCTGATCCTCGCGATCAAGGTCGTCGACTCCCTGACGGCGGCGATCGATCACATCAACGCGAACGGCTCGAAACACACCGAGTCGATTCTGACCGAGGACCAGAAAGCGGCTCGAAAATTCATGACCGCAATCGACGCCGCCAGCGTCTTCCACAACGCCTCGACGCGCTTTGCCGACGGGTATCGCTACGGCCTCGGCGCCGAAGTCGGTATCTCGACGGGCAAAATCCACGCTCGCGGCCCTGTCGGCCTGGAAGGGCTGACAACCTACAAGTACTACCTCGAAGGCGACGGTCACCTGGTCGCCAGCTACGCCGGCGAGGATGCCCTGCCGTTCACTCACGAGGAATTCGACGGGCAGTGGTGACACGTCGCGAGTATACGCCCACTTGCTCGCCTGCTTCGCGATCGGTCACTCTCGACCGTTCGCATCCTCTCGGTCGACTCGTGCTGTCGAAGCGTGACGTGCGGATTCTAGCTGAGCGTCGACGAGCGTGTTGACCTGTCTGCCCCAGTCTTCGTCGGGATGGGTTCGAACGTACGCAGCCCAGCGCTTGATCTGTTCGTAGCGACGCTCACGATTGCGCTCGTGTTTGTCTTTAAGCGTCTCTGAGTCGGTCATATGCGTTTTCGACGTCTAAGTCTTCGACGTGTTCTTCGAGACGGCGGATGTTAAGGCTGCCCTTGGTCGTCTCGTAGAGATGCAACGCGTCCTCGAAGTCTTTCTCCGTGCCGAGCCGGAGTTTGTAGGCAATCTGTAGTTCGAGCGCACCGATCGTCAGCGTATCGTCCTCGAACTCGACCGTGACAGTTTCAGCGATCGACGTTCGGTCGTACTGGTCCGTGGCGAATTTCAGTTCGACGTTCGGCACGAGGTCGCCGTCTCGAGCGATCCGTACCGGCAACTCGTCGGCGAGCGTGCTGTACATCGCCGCCAGCGGCGTGTTCGGTCCCCAAAAGCCCGCATCGAGGAGTCGATCCGCCAGTTCTCCGGCGGTCGGCTCGTCAAACGGTGACACGATCACGTCGATGTCTTCTGTCGCCCTCGAACGACCCAGCAACACTGTGACGTAGCCGCTGACAACAGCGTACTCCACTCCACAGTCCTCGAGAACGTCAGTCACCTCGAGAACAAGCCGGTCGAGATCGTTCGGTGGCTTATCGATAACGAGGACATCGTCACGGAACTCCATGATCCACATTTCGCTGCCGGGACAGAAATAACGCTGCCATCACGGAGTCGACGTTCCAGGCACTGGTGAAGACGCTCTGCCGTTCACTCACGAGGATTTCGAGGGGTCCTTCTAGAGACGAGCACCCGGAAGGTCCCACCTGGAGAAGCTATGGGTGCGACAGGAGAGAGCCTCTTGCTGTTCAATCCCGAAATATTCGGCTGTTGACCGAGCTCACCCCACTCTTGTCTGGCCTGCCGAACGGCAGTCGCTGTCCCCGAGGCGGTTCACCGATAGGCGGCTTTGAGTCCGTCTGCCAGCACCGTGGGGTCGCGGTAGTGTTTGCTGATCGGCGGGATTTCGTCTTCGTCCAGGTCGAGGAACTCGTAGACGGCAGTCATCGCCGAACGAACCGAGTACTCGACGGTGAACACCACGTCACGGTCCATCTCAGCGTATTGTCCGAGAAAGGCGAGGTTGTTCGAGCCGTCGGGGACGACCTTCGGCCGGTCGCCAGGGGTCCGGGGCTGGAAGTGTGCCGTGATGAACGGCATCATACAGGGGATACAGTTGACGTCCTCGAGGATCTCCGGGAGTCGGTCCTCGCAGTCGAGGTGGTAGCATAGTTCTTCGAGGATCTCCCGGCCGGTACACTCGGACATCTTCTTCTCGACGTAGTTGCCCTTCCGGTCGGGGAACAACGCGTAGCCCCAGAAGACCGTCACGTCGTCGGGCTGGTTCGCGAAGTGCGGTTGGGCGGCGACGACGGTCGACAGGAGCCAGTTCGAGTCGACGTAGGTCACCAGCCCGTTGCCGGGCTCTTCCTGTGTGAACTCCACGATATGATCAAACAGGTCGGTGTTGTGCAACGTGACCGTAAACGACTCCCACTTGGTCTCCTGAACGTTGCCGGCGAACACCTCGGGATTCCCGAACTGTGGATTGTCCTCGGCGAGATTTCGCCAGAGCTCCCAGGACGCCCCGGTCTGGTTGGTTTCGGGGGCCTCGTCCATCGCCCCGAGGTCGGACCCGTCGGTCATCGAGCCGTTCGTGACGAACACCATGTCCGTCGGATCGACGCCGACGGTTTCGTGGCCGTCGTCGGTCTCCACGTGGATGCGCTCTACCGTCCGGCCCTCACGCGAGGTGACGATGTCCATGTCGGTCACCTCGGTGTCGTAGTGGAAGTTCACGTCGTGGTCGTCGAGCCACCGCCGGAGCGGGAGGATCATCGAGTCGTACTGGTTGTACTTCGTCCGGTCGATGCCCTCCATGGTGTGCAGGCGGGGGAACTCGTGGAAGAAGCGGTACATGTACCGGCGCACCTCGGCGACGCTGTGCCAGGGCTGGAAGGCGAAGATAGTCGCCCAGACGTACCAGAAGTTCGTCTCGAAGAACTCCTCGCGGAACCACTCCTCGATCCGGGTGTCGCCCAAGCGCTCCTCGGGCGTCGCAAGCAGGCGGGCCAACGCGAGTCGATCCCGCGTGTCAAGTTCGTACCGGGAGGCGTCGATCCGGCGACTGCCCGACATCAGCCGCGTCTCGGCGTAGGACTCGTGGATCCGGTTGAACTCGTTCATCTCCTCTTTGACGGAGCGATCGGGGTCTTCCAGGGAGGGAATCGTCCGGAAGAGGTCCCAAGTGCACTCGTAGGCGGGGAAGTTGAACATCCGCCCGCCCCGGATGACGTACCCCTCCTCGGGATCGCCAGCACCGTCCATCGCGCCGCCCATCACGTCGAGTGTCTCGTAGACGTGAATGTTCTCGCCAGGGACGTTGCCGTCCCGGATCAGGAAGGCGGCCCCGGCGAGTCCAGCGATACCGCCGCCCGCGAAGTGGGCCACACGCTCGCTGGCCCGGGGCTTGCGGGGACGTTTCCGGACGGTCATCGGTCTCCCTCCAGCACGTCACTCGCGGTTCTGCGTGCGATGCTCGGGTCGATCCTCAGTAGTGCGATCATAGCTGGTCCCTCGTGTTCGATGGCGACGGATCACAACTCGCATCGTCCGTCGGCTCTACACACATGGTACTACGACCGCCCCGGTGCTAACAGTTTGCAGGATATATCCTGCTGCTTATCCATCGGATCTCTCGTCGATTCTCAGGCAGACCCGGCGATCGTCCGTTCGACCAACTGGCGTTGTCCCCGCCGTAGCCGCTCTGAAAGGGCCGATGTCGTCGAATCGAGTTCGTCGGCGAGATCCGAGAGCGTCGCGTTTCGCGGCACGTCGAAGTAGCCCATCCGAGCGGCAACGAGAAGCGCCTCGTGTTGGGGCCTGGTCAGGCCGTAGTCGTCGGCCGGATCGGCCTCGGTCTCGAAGAGACGTAACGGACGAAACTCGACATCGCTTCCGCCACAGGCGTTGCGGAACGCATCGAGGTCGCTTCGGTCCGCGAAACGGGCACTGACTTTCCACCCGCGTCCGGTTACCACCGCCCCGATCGGATGGGTCCTGAGGTCGACGAGTTGGGTGTAGACGCCAGTCGGATCCTCGTCGAGCCTGACCCGGTATCTGGATTCGACGTACGCTGACTCGAGGGCGACGTACTCACGGATTAGTGCCCGCTCATCCAGGCGCTCCTCGAGGCGGTCGGGGTCGACACCCGTCACCGAGAACACCAACGCGGGGACCGCCTTCGTCCCAGAGATCACGTCGTCGACGTGAAGCACGGTTTCGAGGTCGCTGGCGACCGCTGTGAGGGGGAGGGTCGACGAGAGTAGTTCGAACTCACAAACGAGGCTCATAGTTGCTGATTTGGCACGTGCCGAGTTAATGCCGACGCATAATTCTGTTGAGAGGAACTGCTACTGGGAAAGCAAACCACGTGTATCGCATCGGCCAATCGAAGGCGGACGGTGAGAGCGAACGTGATAGACGACAACTCGCCGGCTAAGCGTCACGGCTTTGGCCCCGAGACGGCTACGATAGCCCATGAATCAGTCTGCTCGGCCACGCCGCCTCCGAACCGACGGGATCAGACCCCTCCTCAGCGAGACCGACCTGGAGGCGTCGGATCTGATCGCCCCCATCTTCGTGGACGCGACGACCGACGAACGCCGCCCCATCGAGACGATGCCCGGCCACGAGCGCGTGCCCGTCAGTGCGGCCGCCGAGCGCGTCGCAGAAATCCGCGAGACGGGCGTCGAGGCCGTCATCGTCTTTGGCGTGCCCGAATCGAAAGACGACGAGGGATCCCGTGCCTGGGTCGAGGACGGCGTGGTCCAGAAGGCAGTCCGAAAGATTTCCCGGGAGACGGATGCTTACGTCATCACCGACGTCTGTCTCTGTGAGTACACCGACCACGGCCACTGTGGGATCCTCGAAGCAGACGCTCGCGGGGAGCCGACGCTGACGGTCGACAATGACGCGAGCCTCGACGTGCTGGCCCGGACAGCCGTCTCACACGCCAAAGCGGGCGCGGACATGGTTGCCCCATCCGCGATGATGGACGGCATGGTCGGGGCGATCCGCGAGGAACTGGACGAGGCCGGCCACACCGAGGTCCCGATCATGAGCTACGCCGCCAAGTACGAGTCGGCCTTCTACGGCCCATTCAGGGATGCCGCCGACGGCGCACCCGCCTTCGGCGACCGCCGCCACTACCAGATGGATCCCGCCAACGCCCGCGAGGCCATGCGCGAGGTCGAACTGGACGTCGAGGAGGGTGCCGACGTGTTGATGGTCAAACCCGCACTGCCGTACCTCGATATCGTCAGAGACGTCCGGGAGCGCTTCGACCATCCCGTGGCGGCCTACAACGTCAGCGGCGAGTACGCAATGGTACACGCCGCGAGCGAGCAGGGCTGGCTCGATCTGGAGGCAACGGCCTATGAGTCGCTGCTGTCGATCAAGCGTGCGGGTGCTGATCTCATTCTCACGTATTTCGCGGAGGACCTGGCCGAGCGGCTGTGATGCCAGGGACCGATTCTCGATCGGCCGTCGACCGAGCGTGACGTTCGTTCACGATAATCGATGTTTTAATGTAGACACGTTTGGAGCTACGACGTATGGGTGGACGGCTACTGGGGCGTGCGTACTCGATCAGCGTTCCCACCCGAACTGCTCGGGCCCCCGGTCCGAACCACGATGACCTGGGGACGCAAGTGGACTCCGGATCGAATTCCCATTCGGGGACGACCCGTTTCGACGGGGAGGGAGACGACGGGAGCGGCCCGGCCGAACGGTTCGGCATGCTGGTCGGGGCCGTCCTGGGCATCGTCCTCGCCGGCTGGGCGTTTTTCGGTCCGGGACACATCCTCGAGTTGTTCCGGTACGAGCTTCCGGTCGTCGCGTCGTTCAGACAACCGGTACCGCTCGCGTTTTTCGGCTACGCAGGTGCGCTGACGTTCGCGTTCGCATTCGTGGGTGCGATCGCGTTCCCGATCGTGCGGCCGAACGAGGCGAACGCGTACGGTGGCCACGATGAGATCGCGGGGTACGAGTGGGCATTTGCGAAAGGGCTCGTCGGTGCAATCGTCGCGATCGCACTCGCGATCGCGCTCCTTGGGGTCCTGGTCCCGGCGGGCTATCACGTCGTCACTGGACGCTACAGTCAGGCGCTCATCATGGGACTCGTCGCGGGAGCGATGGTCGCCGGTGGGTATTGGCTGTGGTGGGTCGCGACCGTCGGTTTCCGCGTGGCGACGGTACCTATCCTCGTCCCCGCCTACGTCGGGGCACGCCTCGGAAGCGTCGTTCGCGAGCGCGGTGGGATCGGTCCGGATCCGTCACCGACTGAAGACCGCTATACTATCCCCGAGGGAAACTGGGGGTCGGAGCGTGATTGACATGGCTGCTGGGCAATTCGAGTGCGGTATCGGGTCCAGACGTGCTGTGGTCGCTCTCGGAACGGTCGTGCTGTTTTCGGCGGTTGCCGGCTGCGCGGCCTATCCGTTCGTGGAACCGACGTGTGGGCCAGGCGAGCACGATATCGGGACGCTGTCAGCCGGCGAGGAATCCGTCCAGATCAAGGGGACCGTGACGGCCGTCGGAAACGCGACCGTCACCGTCGATGACGGTACCGGAAGCGCACAAGTGAGGCTCTCCGAGGACGTCCCAAGATTACTCAGAGATGGGAAGTGTGTGATCGTCAGGGCCGAGACCGTCAGCGACGCGAACGGGACGGACGACGCCGTACTGGCGTCCGTCCAACTGTTCGACGATGACATGAGTACGATCCAGCGGTTTGACGACAACCTGACCACAGTCGAGATCTCGTGAGCTCGGATAGCGTGGATTCGCGTGCGAGGATGCCTGACACCGACGTCCTCCGCTGGCAGTCATCCTCGCACCGGGAGATCCGGTCGGTTCGTCGTTCGGAGGGAGATTTATACGCGCCCGCCCGGGATTTGGGATATGGCAGCTGAGAATGCCGACGCCGACCTCGAACTGGTGATGGCGATCGTCCGGCCGGAGAAGTTGAGCGAGGTCAAAGCCGCGCTGGCGGCAGCCGGCGCGCCGTCGCTGACGGTCACCCAGGTTTCCGGTCGCGGTTCCCAGCCAGCCAAGACGAGCCAGTGGCGCGGCGAAGAGTACGTCGTCGACCTCCATCAGAAGATCAAAGTCGAGTGTGTCGTCGAGAGCGACCAGACCGAGACCGTCGTCGAAGCGATCGAAGAGGGTGCCCACACGGGCGAGAAAGGCGACGGCAAGATCTTCGTGTTCCCGGTCAGCAACGCGATTCAAGTCCGGACCGGCGACCGCGGCGTCGACGCGCTCTGATCGCCGACCCCGACGCTCGGCCCCCACATTTTCGATTGGATCCGGCGCGCGCGCCGTTTCGACCCGCTTGAACGCGACAGCGATGGCTCCCCCACTCGACGATCGTCCAGTTCGCCGGAGTACTCGATGGGACCACTTGACGAACAACAACCTTATACAGATAATATTCTATTGCAGTTTGGACACTTGTCCTATTATGCCTCCGAAATAAAAACGCGTTCACCCAAGGAATTATATACCATCTGTTCCTGGGGCCGAACCGAGATGGCAACCACGAACGTTGCTGAATACGGCAGAAAAGCAGACGGAATAGCAGAAATGGCGTCGAACGCTGAAATGGAGGTGTCGTAGATGGCAGTCGGTGGTGAGATAGCCAGCGGCATCAACATGGTGTGGGCGTTGACGGTGGCGTTTCTCATCTTCTTCATGCAGCCCGGGT
The sequence above is drawn from the Halorhabdus sp. CBA1104 genome and encodes:
- a CDS encoding glutamate-5-semialdehyde dehydrogenase codes for the protein MTDGDTERKVEAAEKAALELANVDDADRNAALAAIADAIDEHREAVIAVNDEDVTTAEELLEAGEYTQALVDRLKVDDAKVDSIVEMVDSVAAMDDPLGETLEARHLDDDLDLYKVAVPIGVIGTVFESRPDALVQIAALALKSGNAVILKGGSEASHSNRELFEIIREAAQEVEAIPDGWVQLIEAREAVDTVLEMDDHIDLLMPRGSSDFVSYVQDNTQIPVLGHTEGVCHVFVDNEADLAEAVEVAYDAKVQYPAVCNAVETLLVHEDVAREFLPAVADRYAEAGVELRGDKRTREILAGFDVEEATDEDWRTEYGDLILAIKVVDSLTAAIDHINANGSKHTESILTEDQKAARKFMTAIDAASVFHNASTRFADGYRYGLGAEVGISTGKIHARGPVGLEGLTTYKYYLEGDGHLVASYAGEDALPFTHEEFDGQW
- a CDS encoding oleate hydratase, which gives rise to MTVRKRPRKPRASERVAHFAGGGIAGLAGAAFLIRDGNVPGENIHVYETLDVMGGAMDGAGDPEEGYVIRGGRMFNFPAYECTWDLFRTIPSLEDPDRSVKEEMNEFNRIHESYAETRLMSGSRRIDASRYELDTRDRLALARLLATPEERLGDTRIEEWFREEFFETNFWYVWATIFAFQPWHSVAEVRRYMYRFFHEFPRLHTMEGIDRTKYNQYDSMILPLRRWLDDHDVNFHYDTEVTDMDIVTSREGRTVERIHVETDDGHETVGVDPTDMVFVTNGSMTDGSDLGAMDEAPETNQTGASWELWRNLAEDNPQFGNPEVFAGNVQETKWESFTVTLHNTDLFDHIVEFTQEEPGNGLVTYVDSNWLLSTVVAAQPHFANQPDDVTVFWGYALFPDRKGNYVEKKMSECTGREILEELCYHLDCEDRLPEILEDVNCIPCMMPFITAHFQPRTPGDRPKVVPDGSNNLAFLGQYAEMDRDVVFTVEYSVRSAMTAVYEFLDLDEDEIPPISKHYRDPTVLADGLKAAYR
- a CDS encoding helix-turn-helix domain-containing protein translates to MSLVCEFELLSSTLPLTAVASDLETVLHVDDVISGTKAVPALVFSVTGVDPDRLEERLDERALIREYVALESAYVESRYRVRLDEDPTGVYTQLVDLRTHPIGAVVTGRGWKVSARFADRSDLDAFRNACGGSDVEFRPLRLFETEADPADDYGLTRPQHEALLVAARMGYFDVPRNATLSDLADELDSTTSALSERLRRGQRQLVERTIAGSA
- the hemB gene encoding porphobilinogen synthase, encoding MNQSARPRRLRTDGIRPLLSETDLEASDLIAPIFVDATTDERRPIETMPGHERVPVSAAAERVAEIRETGVEAVIVFGVPESKDDEGSRAWVEDGVVQKAVRKISRETDAYVITDVCLCEYTDHGHCGILEADARGEPTLTVDNDASLDVLARTAVSHAKAGADMVAPSAMMDGMVGAIREELDEAGHTEVPIMSYAAKYESAFYGPFRDAADGAPAFGDRRHYQMDPANAREAMREVELDVEEGADVLMVKPALPYLDIVRDVRERFDHPVAAYNVSGEYAMVHAASEQGWLDLEATAYESLLSIKRAGADLILTYFAEDLAERL
- a CDS encoding OB-fold nucleic acid binding domain-containing protein — its product is MAAGQFECGIGSRRAVVALGTVVLFSAVAGCAAYPFVEPTCGPGEHDIGTLSAGEESVQIKGTVTAVGNATVTVDDGTGSAQVRLSEDVPRLLRDGKCVIVRAETVSDANGTDDAVLASVQLFDDDMSTIQRFDDNLTTVEIS
- a CDS encoding P-II family nitrogen regulator, with product MAAENADADLELVMAIVRPEKLSEVKAALAAAGAPSLTVTQVSGRGSQPAKTSQWRGEEYVVDLHQKIKVECVVESDQTETVVEAIEEGAHTGEKGDGKIFVFPVSNAIQVRTGDRGVDAL